One genomic segment of Candidatus Bathyarchaeota archaeon includes these proteins:
- the pstC gene encoding phosphate ABC transporter permease subunit PstC: protein MTKLTGDNIFKVIVAVTATSALIILLINAFVLVDGALPALSKYHFNFITGTNWSSNLQLYGVLPYILGTLITSGIALLIGVPLSLGIAIFLVEMAPKVIRVPCSYLVELLAAVPSVIFGLWGIFVLRFWVLNNIEKPLHAYLGWIPLFSDTPFGLDFLTAGIILAIMIIPTIASVSREIISAVPNSIREGAYSIGATKWEVIRYWVLSYGRSGIFGAIILGLGRAVGETMAVTMVIGNAIGPSAMPTSLFQAGQTLPSLIANGFKESTDKSPYIAAGLVLLIISLIINIVAYFTVTRVLKVKGGAVE, encoded by the coding sequence ATGACAAAGCTAACCGGCGATAACATCTTTAAAGTTATAGTTGCTGTTACCGCCACGTCAGCCCTTATCATTTTACTAATTAATGCTTTCGTTCTAGTTGACGGTGCACTGCCTGCCCTATCCAAGTACCATTTTAATTTCATAACAGGGACAAACTGGAGTTCTAATCTTCAGCTATACGGGGTGCTTCCCTATATTCTTGGAACCCTTATCACATCAGGCATTGCCCTGCTAATCGGTGTGCCCTTAAGCTTAGGTATCGCCATTTTCTTGGTAGAGATGGCTCCAAAAGTTATCAGAGTCCCCTGCTCGTACCTTGTTGAATTGCTTGCCGCAGTACCCAGCGTTATCTTCGGGCTCTGGGGCATATTTGTACTGCGTTTCTGGGTCCTAAATAACATAGAAAAGCCTCTGCATGCGTATTTAGGTTGGATTCCGCTTTTCAGCGATACACCCTTTGGCTTAGACTTTCTCACTGCAGGGATAATTCTAGCAATAATGATTATCCCCACAATAGCCTCTGTTTCCCGAGAAATCATCAGTGCAGTTCCAAACTCAATTCGGGAAGGCGCCTACAGCATTGGTGCTACAAAATGGGAAGTTATACGATACTGGGTGCTCAGCTATGGACGCTCTGGCATTTTTGGAGCCATAATCCTTGGGTTAGGGCGCGCAGTAGGTGAAACCATGGCGGTCACTATGGTTATAGGTAACGCTATTGGACCAAGCGCTATGCCCACTTCGCTTTTTCAGGCAGGCCAAACCTTGCCCTCCTTAATTGCTAATGGATTTAAAGAATCCACTGATAAGTCACCCTACATAGCTGCAGGATTGGTTTTGCTAATCATCAGTTTAATCATAAACATCGTAGCCTACTTTACAGTGACACGGGTGTTAAAGGTGAAAGGAGGCGCCGTTGAGTAA
- the pstB gene encoding phosphate ABC transporter ATP-binding protein PstB: protein MENIKLQSVDLNVWFGTKQALKDINLSMEANSVTAIIGPSGCGKSTFIRTLNRMHELTPNAKLTGKVLLDGQDVYAPNVDAVMVRRRVGMVFQKPNPFPTMSIYDNVAAGLKLTGAKKGKNLDEVVKRSLQQASLWEEVKDDLKKPGTSISGGQQQRLCIARAIALQPEVILMDEPCSALDPIATAKIEKLVIELKKDYTVVIVTHNMQQASRVSDYTAFFYLGSLVEFGETSGIFESPKNPLTEKYITGEFG, encoded by the coding sequence TTGGAAAACATAAAATTGCAAAGTGTGGACTTGAATGTTTGGTTTGGCACTAAACAAGCCTTAAAGGACATTAACCTCTCCATGGAGGCAAACTCTGTTACTGCCATCATTGGTCCATCAGGCTGTGGAAAATCCACTTTCATTCGCACCTTAAACCGCATGCATGAACTCACTCCAAATGCAAAACTAACCGGAAAAGTGCTCCTAGACGGTCAGGACGTTTACGCCCCAAATGTTGACGCCGTGATGGTACGGCGCCGAGTAGGCATGGTCTTTCAGAAACCTAACCCGTTCCCAACAATGTCCATCTACGATAACGTGGCTGCTGGGCTAAAGTTGACCGGAGCCAAAAAAGGCAAAAACCTTGACGAAGTCGTAAAACGCAGTCTACAGCAAGCTTCACTGTGGGAGGAAGTCAAAGACGACCTCAAAAAGCCTGGTACCAGCATTTCAGGTGGACAGCAACAACGGCTCTGCATTGCGCGTGCTATTGCGCTTCAGCCTGAAGTGATTTTGATGGATGAACCCTGCTCAGCACTTGACCCCATCGCCACAGCCAAAATTGAAAAGCTTGTGATTGAGCTTAAGAAGGATTACACTGTGGTTATTGTTACCCATAACATGCAGCAGGCGTCGCGTGTGTCTGATTACACAGCATTTTTCTATTTGGGTTCACTTGTAGAGTTTGGGGAAACCTCGGGGATTTTTGAGTCTCCAAAGAACCCGTTAACTGAAAAGTACATTACAGGCGAATTCGGTTAG
- the pstA gene encoding phosphate ABC transporter permease PstA: MLSKLGEFLQKFNLNTYAFRKFKNKLFFVLCLVCVIIAIVPLISILVEVIIRGAPVINLNFLIANGANNGIGQSIQGTLILIGLTGLIGIPIGVLTGVYLSEFGNNKYASWLRTTNDILTQVPSIIVGITAYSIIVVGFLYTGFSPLAGAVALSFMMIPIVARTTEESLKLVPNSVREASMALGVHRWRTILSVIIPSAKNGLVTGSLLAIARIAGETAPILLTILGTNFFFGGFDEPMDALPLRIFLNSQLPSAEAQSAAWGAALVLILIVLALNITVRLASSGKFSKLTR, from the coding sequence ATGCTTAGCAAACTTGGCGAGTTTTTGCAAAAGTTTAATCTTAATACCTATGCTTTTCGCAAGTTTAAGAACAAACTTTTCTTCGTACTCTGCCTCGTCTGCGTTATTATAGCTATAGTGCCCTTGATTAGCATACTTGTAGAAGTTATAATTCGCGGTGCGCCCGTGATAAATCTCAACTTTTTAATTGCTAACGGTGCAAATAACGGTATCGGGCAGTCTATTCAGGGCACATTGATTCTCATTGGCTTAACAGGTCTTATAGGTATCCCAATTGGCGTATTAACAGGAGTATACCTGTCCGAATTTGGAAATAACAAATATGCATCTTGGTTAAGAACCACAAATGACATTTTAACGCAGGTTCCATCAATAATAGTTGGTATTACTGCTTATTCGATAATTGTTGTCGGCTTTTTGTACACAGGCTTTTCCCCACTCGCTGGGGCAGTCGCGCTTTCTTTTATGATGATTCCTATCGTTGCAAGAACAACAGAAGAATCCCTAAAGCTTGTGCCTAACAGTGTCCGTGAAGCCTCCATGGCCTTAGGTGTTCACAGGTGGCGCACAATACTTAGCGTTATAATCCCGTCTGCAAAAAATGGTTTAGTCACAGGGTCACTTTTAGCTATAGCAAGAATCGCAGGGGAAACCGCCCCAATCTTACTTACGATTTTGGGTACCAACTTCTTCTTTGGCGGTTTTGACGAGCCGATGGATGCTTTGCCGCTTAGGATTTTCCTCAATTCACAATTACCCTCTGCTGAAGCGCAATCTGCAGCGTGGGGTGCAGCGTTGGTGTTGATTTTAATAGTTTTGGCCCTTAACATAACAGTTAGATTAGCCAGCAGCGGCAAATTTAGTAAATTAACAAGGTGA
- the pstS gene encoding phosphate ABC transporter substrate-binding protein PstS, with amino-acid sequence MNTKYTIVIAIVAIAIIAGAIIAYTYNSSPSENITLNASGATFPKPFLDSTISEYSSLHTNVQINYAGGGSGQGRTDFINKVVDFAGTDAALTDDQRTQAPDALHIPETIGAITVAYNIPDIDTGLKLTGEVVANIFLGAITNWNDPAITALNPDLTLPDHEIAVVHRSEGSGTTNWFTTYLSIVSSDWATMVGADTTVEWPVGVGSSGNSGVAATIDQTEYSVGYIELAYALENDVTVAALQNPAGNFVLPSLDSTTAAAQSLPSNLPTGSESWADVHILNTEGAQAYPIVTPTYLLVYQDLSVIPDMTMERATAIVQYIWYVVHDGQDLAAPLEYAALPSNLIAINEATLNSITFNGETIPTS; translated from the coding sequence AATCGCTATAATAGCAGGAGCCATAATAGCATACACTTATAATTCAAGCCCAAGCGAAAACATAACACTCAATGCTTCTGGAGCAACATTCCCCAAGCCATTCCTTGACTCAACAATCTCAGAATACTCCTCACTGCATACTAACGTCCAAATTAACTATGCAGGTGGCGGTAGCGGACAAGGTAGAACCGACTTCATAAACAAAGTGGTCGACTTCGCAGGCACAGATGCAGCATTAACTGATGACCAAAGAACCCAAGCACCCGACGCACTTCACATCCCCGAAACCATCGGAGCAATCACCGTAGCATACAACATCCCAGACATTGACACAGGCTTAAAATTAACAGGTGAAGTTGTTGCCAACATTTTCTTGGGCGCAATAACAAACTGGAATGACCCAGCAATAACCGCGCTAAACCCAGACTTGACACTACCTGATCATGAAATAGCCGTTGTCCACCGCTCTGAAGGTTCAGGAACTACTAACTGGTTTACAACATACCTCTCAATTGTCAGCTCAGACTGGGCTACTATGGTCGGTGCAGACACTACAGTTGAATGGCCAGTAGGCGTTGGTTCAAGCGGAAACTCTGGTGTCGCAGCTACAATTGACCAAACCGAATACTCTGTTGGTTACATCGAATTAGCTTATGCACTAGAGAACGATGTGACAGTTGCCGCACTTCAAAACCCCGCGGGAAACTTTGTGTTGCCCTCACTTGACTCAACAACTGCAGCAGCTCAATCTCTGCCAAGTAACCTTCCAACAGGAAGTGAAAGCTGGGCAGACGTACACATACTCAACACTGAAGGCGCGCAAGCATACCCAATAGTAACTCCAACATATCTCTTAGTCTACCAAGACCTCAGTGTAATTCCAGACATGACAATGGAACGAGCAACCGCTATAGTTCAATACATCTGGTATGTCGTGCATGATGGTCAAGACCTCGCAGCACCTTTAGAATATGCAGCTCTGCCATCAAACCTGATTGCAATTAACGAAGCAACACTGAACTCAATAACCTTCAACGGAGAAACTATACCAACCAGCTAA